A window of the Agrococcus jejuensis genome harbors these coding sequences:
- the dusB gene encoding tRNA dihydrouridine synthase DusB — translation MTGTQSPSATRAPALRIGPIELEAPVVLAPMAGITNTAFRRLCREHGAGLYVAEMVTSRALVERGEETFRLLSHHESETPRSVQLYGVDPATVERAVQIIVDEDRADHIDLNFGCPVPKVTRRGGGSALPWKHELFRAIVERAVKAAGDIPLTVKMRKGIDDDHLTYLEAGRAAEAAGVAAVALHGRTAAQHYSGLADWEAIARLKEAVTTVPVLGNGDIWQAEDAVRMMEQTGCDGVVVGRGCLGRPWLFGDLVAAFERREDRFRPSLHEVFAVFRRHAELLVEFFGDEDRACRDIRKHVAWYGKGYPMGGDVRRALAAVSSLAEIDELVATLADAPYDAAGVEGQRGRAGSPKRPALPDGWLASPELTPAQRASLIEDESDTRGG, via the coding sequence GTGACCGGCACGCAGAGCCCTTCCGCGACGCGGGCGCCGGCGCTGCGGATCGGCCCCATCGAGCTCGAGGCCCCCGTGGTGCTCGCGCCGATGGCGGGCATCACGAACACGGCGTTCCGTCGGCTGTGCCGCGAGCACGGCGCCGGGCTGTACGTCGCCGAGATGGTCACGTCGCGCGCGCTCGTCGAGCGCGGCGAGGAGACCTTCCGCCTCCTGTCGCACCATGAGTCCGAGACGCCGCGCTCGGTGCAGCTCTACGGCGTCGACCCCGCGACGGTCGAGCGGGCGGTGCAGATCATCGTCGACGAGGATCGGGCCGACCACATCGACCTGAACTTCGGCTGCCCCGTGCCGAAGGTCACGCGTCGCGGCGGCGGCTCGGCGCTGCCGTGGAAGCACGAGCTGTTCCGCGCGATCGTCGAGCGCGCAGTCAAGGCCGCCGGCGACATCCCGCTCACGGTGAAGATGCGCAAGGGCATCGACGACGACCACCTCACGTACCTCGAGGCCGGTCGCGCCGCCGAGGCTGCGGGCGTCGCCGCCGTCGCGCTGCACGGTCGCACGGCGGCGCAGCACTACTCGGGCCTCGCCGACTGGGAGGCCATCGCGCGCCTCAAGGAGGCCGTCACGACGGTGCCCGTGCTGGGCAACGGCGACATCTGGCAGGCCGAGGATGCCGTGCGCATGATGGAGCAGACGGGCTGCGACGGCGTCGTCGTGGGCCGCGGCTGCCTCGGGCGCCCGTGGCTCTTCGGCGACCTCGTGGCCGCGTTCGAGAGGCGCGAGGATCGCTTCCGGCCGTCGCTGCACGAGGTCTTCGCGGTGTTCCGCCGCCATGCCGAGCTGCTCGTCGAGTTCTTCGGCGACGAGGATCGCGCCTGCCGCGACATCCGCAAGCACGTCGCCTGGTACGGCAAGGGCTACCCGATGGGCGGCGACGTGCGCCGCGCCCTCGCAGCCGTGTCGAGCCTCGCCGAGATCGACGAGCTCGTCGCGACGCTCGCCGACGCGCCGTACGACGCCGCGGGCGTCGAGGGGCAGCGCGGCCGCGCCGGCAGCCCCAAGCGCCCTGCGCTGCCCGACGGGTGGCTCGCCAGCCCCGAGCTCACGCCTGCGCAGCGCGCGTCGCTCATCGAGGACGAGAGCGACACGCGTGGCGGCTGA
- a CDS encoding DMT family protein, giving the protein MRLADITDLTEQISLTPLQALGIPIAIAGAVVLSLGTQFQHRGVSLVEGSSGASGAKLDLRQLGLLIRRPSWVVGTSMLGVAALMQLWALSLAPLIVVQPLGAVALVVTAVVNARVARHRLDAPTINSILFCLLGIGIFVTVAAVFAVEHPIRDQQLLTVLCLLLVVGIGLGLAWWRWRDRASAIFYVIAAGVLYGFVVTLMKVVLNRITTGNFEWLTIVCLLGVAGALAFGGYFVQLAHASGPPDLVIAGLTVVDPLVAVLIGVTVLGEAAQTPPWALIVFVLAGGLAVFGVFQLARHHPQLQAKTLVEDDE; this is encoded by the coding sequence GTGCGGCTGGCTGACATCACCGATCTGACCGAGCAGATCTCGCTGACGCCGCTGCAGGCGCTCGGCATCCCCATCGCGATCGCGGGTGCGGTCGTGCTGTCGCTCGGCACGCAGTTCCAGCACCGCGGCGTCTCGCTCGTCGAGGGATCGTCGGGTGCGTCGGGCGCGAAGCTCGACCTGCGACAGCTGGGCCTGCTCATCCGTCGCCCGTCGTGGGTCGTCGGCACGTCGATGCTCGGCGTCGCGGCGCTCATGCAGCTGTGGGCGCTGTCGCTGGCGCCGCTCATCGTCGTGCAGCCGCTCGGCGCCGTCGCGCTCGTCGTGACCGCCGTCGTGAACGCGCGCGTCGCCCGCCACCGGCTCGATGCGCCCACGATCAACTCGATCCTCTTCTGCCTGCTCGGCATCGGCATCTTCGTCACGGTCGCGGCGGTCTTCGCCGTCGAGCACCCCATCCGCGATCAGCAGCTGCTCACGGTGCTGTGCCTGCTGCTCGTCGTCGGCATCGGCCTGGGCCTCGCGTGGTGGCGCTGGCGCGATCGGGCGAGCGCCATCTTCTACGTCATCGCCGCCGGCGTGCTCTACGGCTTCGTCGTGACGCTCATGAAGGTCGTGCTGAACCGCATCACGACCGGCAACTTCGAGTGGCTCACGATCGTGTGCCTCCTCGGCGTCGCGGGCGCGCTCGCGTTCGGCGGCTACTTCGTGCAGCTCGCGCACGCGTCGGGTCCGCCCGACCTCGTGATCGCGGGCCTCACGGTAGTCGACCCGCTCGTCGCCGTGCTCATCGGCGTCACGGTGCTCGGCGAGGCCGCGCAGACGCCGCCGTGGGCGCTCATCGTCTTCGTGCTCGCGGGTGGGCTCGCCGTGTTCGGCGTGTTCCAGCTCGCGAGGCACCATCCGCAGCTGCAGGCCAAGACCCTCGTGGAGGACGACGAGTGA
- a CDS encoding deoxyguanosinetriphosphate triphosphohydrolase, translating into MAADYVGHDRERWLPETHSTRRSDFARDRARLLHSSALRRLAQKTQVVSPTSGLDFARNRLTHSLEVAQVGRELAGALGLDPDVVDTACLAHDIGHPPFGHNGERALNEWAAAIGGFEGNAQTLRVITRLEPKIVADRAYGLNLTRASVDAATKYPWPADQEVLDAGSGRVKFGFYAVDRDVFEWARQGAPEGRRCIEAEVMDLADDIAYSVHDFEDAIVNGFIDPRVLAARADHDALVDRIKRWVGDVPRDELLAAFDRLDDLDTWLESFDGGRGDQARLKNLTSKLIGRFATASAAATRAAYSGPLARFGGSVVVPTEVRAEIAVLKGTVAAYVMDVESRQPIYEQQRVILGELADRLLEVGEGALDGPFAEDWRAASDDAARMRVVVDQVASLSDQTAVAWHAQQVV; encoded by the coding sequence GTGGCGGCTGACTACGTGGGGCACGACCGCGAGCGGTGGCTGCCCGAGACGCACTCGACCAGGCGCAGCGACTTCGCGCGCGATCGTGCGCGCCTGCTGCACTCGAGCGCCCTGCGCCGCCTGGCGCAGAAGACGCAGGTCGTCTCGCCGACGTCGGGGCTCGACTTCGCCCGCAACCGCCTCACGCACTCGCTCGAGGTCGCGCAGGTCGGCCGCGAGCTCGCGGGCGCGCTCGGCCTCGACCCCGACGTCGTCGACACGGCGTGCCTCGCGCACGACATCGGGCATCCGCCGTTCGGGCACAACGGCGAGCGCGCGCTCAACGAGTGGGCCGCCGCGATCGGCGGGTTCGAGGGCAACGCGCAGACGCTGCGCGTCATCACTCGCCTCGAGCCGAAGATCGTCGCCGATCGCGCCTACGGCCTCAACCTCACGCGCGCGAGCGTGGATGCGGCCACGAAGTACCCGTGGCCGGCCGACCAGGAGGTGCTCGACGCCGGGTCGGGCCGCGTGAAGTTCGGCTTCTACGCCGTCGACCGCGACGTGTTCGAGTGGGCGCGCCAGGGCGCGCCAGAGGGCCGGCGCTGCATCGAGGCCGAGGTCATGGACCTCGCCGACGACATCGCGTACTCGGTGCACGACTTCGAGGATGCGATCGTCAACGGGTTCATCGACCCGCGCGTGCTCGCGGCGCGCGCCGACCACGATGCGCTCGTCGATCGCATCAAGCGGTGGGTCGGCGACGTGCCGCGCGACGAGCTGCTCGCGGCCTTCGATCGGCTCGACGACCTCGACACGTGGCTCGAGTCGTTCGACGGCGGTCGCGGCGACCAGGCGCGCCTCAAGAACCTCACCTCCAAGCTGATCGGCCGGTTCGCGACCGCATCCGCCGCCGCGACCCGCGCCGCCTACTCGGGGCCGCTCGCGCGCTTCGGCGGCTCCGTCGTCGTGCCGACCGAGGTGCGGGCCGAGATCGCCGTGCTCAAGGGCACCGTCGCCGCCTACGTGATGGACGTCGAGAGCCGGCAGCCGATCTACGAGCAGCAGCGCGTCATCCTCGGCGAGCTCGCCGACCGGCTGCTCGAGGTGGGGGAGGGCGCGCTCGACGGTCCGTTCGCGGAGGACTGGCGCGCCGCATCCGACGACGCAGCACGCATGCGCGTCGTCGTCGACCAGGTCGCGAGCCTCAGCGACCAGACCGCCGTCGCCTGGCACGCGCAGCAGGTGGTCTGA
- the dnaG gene encoding DNA primase: MPGRIRRDDIDEVRSRMSIVDVVSDHVTLKSAGVGSLKGLCPFHDERSPSFHVRPAIGRYHCFGCGEDGDVIGFVMAMDHTSFTETVERFAAQLGVTLRYEDGGAPQVEAGSRLRLLEASKAAAEFFQAQLLLPIAEPGQRFLGERGFDLAAAQRFGVGFAPQSFEALRTHLRGKGFTDDEQLRAGLLSEGQRGPYDRFRGRLVWPIRDVTGATVGFGARKLLDDDPGPKYLNTPETAIYHKSQVLYGLDLAKRDISKQREAVIVEGYTDVMACHLAGVTTAIATCGTAFGVDHIKVLRRVLGDVSTSDTTALGKVVFTFDPDEAGQKAASRAFAEEQRFAAQTFVAVAPDGLDPCDLRLQRGDDAVRRLIETRRPMFEFMLRRVVDAFDLETVEGRVQATRAAAPVLATIRDRALAEGYQRQLSGWLGVEPRDVVRALQAWRAQQGRQDARPQGRPGQGGPGAPGGAPVEPVQPQMTMQQLPKDPATILEREAIVAMLQQGGHVPEALRVRGATAHVGDETLRIVRDGILAELDHIAASGFSERVAAAVPPPLAPLVRELAIAPMIAGPRGVESSVRGVVVTLILRDILREKGELLGQLYRLREGDPAAARQLATRIDELDAERARMEEQR; this comes from the coding sequence ATGCCCGGCCGCATCCGCAGGGACGACATCGACGAGGTGCGCAGCCGCATGTCGATCGTCGACGTCGTGTCGGATCACGTGACGTTGAAGTCCGCGGGCGTCGGCAGCCTCAAGGGCCTGTGCCCCTTCCACGACGAGCGGTCGCCGTCGTTCCACGTTCGGCCGGCGATCGGCAGGTACCACTGCTTCGGCTGCGGCGAGGACGGCGACGTCATCGGCTTCGTGATGGCGATGGACCACACGTCGTTCACCGAGACCGTCGAGCGCTTCGCCGCCCAGCTCGGCGTCACGCTGCGGTACGAGGATGGCGGCGCGCCGCAGGTCGAGGCCGGCTCGCGCCTGCGACTGCTCGAGGCATCGAAGGCGGCCGCCGAGTTCTTCCAGGCGCAGCTGCTGCTGCCGATCGCGGAGCCCGGGCAGCGGTTCCTCGGCGAGCGCGGCTTCGACCTCGCGGCGGCGCAGCGCTTCGGCGTCGGGTTCGCGCCGCAGTCGTTCGAGGCGCTGCGCACGCACCTGCGCGGCAAGGGCTTCACCGACGACGAGCAGCTGCGCGCCGGCCTGCTGTCCGAGGGGCAGCGCGGGCCCTACGACCGCTTCCGCGGCCGGCTCGTGTGGCCCATCCGCGACGTCACCGGTGCGACGGTCGGCTTCGGCGCGCGCAAGCTGCTCGACGACGATCCCGGCCCGAAGTACCTCAACACGCCCGAGACCGCGATCTACCACAAGTCGCAGGTGCTCTACGGGCTCGACCTCGCGAAGCGCGACATCTCGAAGCAGCGCGAGGCCGTGATCGTCGAGGGCTACACCGACGTCATGGCGTGCCACCTCGCGGGGGTCACGACGGCGATCGCGACGTGCGGCACGGCGTTCGGCGTCGACCACATCAAGGTGCTGCGCCGCGTGCTCGGCGACGTGTCGACGTCGGACACGACGGCGCTCGGGAAGGTCGTCTTCACGTTCGACCCCGACGAGGCCGGGCAGAAGGCCGCGAGCCGCGCGTTCGCCGAGGAGCAGCGCTTCGCGGCGCAGACGTTCGTGGCCGTCGCGCCCGACGGCCTCGACCCGTGCGACCTGCGCCTGCAGCGCGGCGACGACGCCGTGCGCCGCCTGATCGAGACGCGCAGGCCGATGTTCGAGTTCATGCTGCGCCGCGTCGTCGACGCGTTCGACCTCGAGACCGTCGAGGGCCGCGTGCAGGCCACACGCGCCGCGGCGCCCGTGCTCGCCACGATCCGCGACCGCGCGCTCGCCGAGGGCTACCAGCGGCAGCTGTCGGGCTGGCTCGGCGTCGAGCCGCGCGACGTGGTGCGGGCGCTGCAGGCGTGGCGTGCGCAGCAGGGGCGGCAGGATGCGCGGCCGCAGGGTCGCCCGGGCCAGGGCGGGCCGGGTGCTCCCGGCGGCGCGCCCGTCGAGCCCGTGCAGCCGCAGATGACGATGCAGCAGCTGCCGAAGGATCCCGCGACGATCCTCGAGCGCGAGGCCATCGTGGCGATGCTGCAGCAGGGCGGGCACGTGCCCGAGGCGCTGCGCGTGCGGGGTGCCACCGCCCACGTCGGCGACGAGACCCTGCGCATCGTGCGCGACGGCATCCTCGCCGAGCTCGACCACATCGCCGCATCCGGATTCTCGGAGCGGGTCGCCGCCGCCGTGCCACCGCCGCTCGCCCCGCTCGTGCGCGAGCTCGCGATCGCGCCGATGATCGCGGGACCGCGCGGCGTCGAGTCGAGCGTGCGCGGGGTCGTCGTGACGTTGATCCTGCGTGACATCCTGAGGGAGAAGGGCGAGCTGCTCGGGCAGCTGTACCGGCTTCGCGAGGGCGATCCGGCGGCGGCGAGGCAGCTCGCGACGCGGATCGACGAGCTCGACGCCGAGCGGGCACGGATGGAGGAGCAGCGATGA
- a CDS encoding glycosyltransferase: MTDPLRILITGDTFAPDVNGAATFATQLAAGLARRGHEVHVVASATARGRQGTRVEEHEGVRFTVHRLRSLGYPGHDWLRFAEPWRIVQNAGSLLDALQPDVVHFQSHLVVGRGFASAARARGIRLIGTNHIMFENLMDHSNIPKVAQGRITNALWADAGRVFGRCDAVTTPTRRSADYLERMTGLHHVHAVSCGLRASDYTVSPTRNRGTIVFVGRVTSEKRIETAVRALARLPKELDARLQIVGGGDLVDELGSLAASLGVGDRVELTGFVSSEELRARLTGAEVFVMPSTAELQSISTMEAMASGLPVVAADAMALPHLVDGNGYLFRPDDDADLAVQLEKVLRASDDEWQALRHRSLELVSVHDIETTLDVFEALYRGEDVVDPVTELPHLEPSSADADAADALDPEAEPADESR, encoded by the coding sequence GTGACGGACCCGCTCCGCATCCTGATCACCGGCGACACGTTCGCGCCCGACGTCAACGGCGCGGCGACGTTCGCGACGCAGCTCGCGGCGGGCCTCGCGAGGCGCGGCCACGAGGTGCACGTCGTCGCGTCGGCGACGGCGCGCGGTCGACAGGGTACGCGCGTCGAGGAGCACGAGGGGGTGCGCTTCACGGTGCACCGCCTGCGGTCGCTCGGCTACCCGGGGCACGACTGGCTGCGCTTCGCCGAGCCGTGGCGCATCGTGCAGAACGCCGGCTCGCTGCTGGATGCGCTGCAGCCCGACGTCGTGCACTTCCAGTCGCACCTCGTCGTCGGTCGCGGCTTCGCGTCGGCGGCGCGGGCGCGCGGCATCCGCCTCATCGGCACGAACCACATCATGTTCGAGAACCTCATGGACCACTCGAACATCCCGAAGGTCGCGCAGGGTCGCATCACGAACGCGCTGTGGGCGGATGCGGGCCGGGTGTTCGGCCGCTGCGACGCGGTGACGACGCCGACGAGGCGCAGCGCCGACTACCTCGAGCGCATGACGGGCCTGCACCACGTGCACGCCGTCTCGTGCGGGCTGCGCGCATCCGACTACACGGTCTCGCCGACGCGCAACCGCGGCACGATCGTGTTCGTGGGTCGCGTGACGAGCGAGAAGCGCATCGAGACGGCCGTGCGAGCGCTCGCGCGCCTGCCGAAGGAGCTCGACGCGCGGCTCCAGATCGTGGGCGGCGGCGACCTCGTCGACGAGCTGGGCTCGCTCGCGGCGTCGCTCGGCGTCGGCGACCGCGTGGAGCTGACGGGCTTCGTGTCGTCGGAGGAGCTGCGCGCGCGCCTCACGGGCGCCGAGGTGTTCGTCATGCCGTCGACGGCCGAGCTGCAGTCGATCTCGACGATGGAGGCGATGGCGTCGGGCCTGCCCGTCGTCGCAGCCGACGCCATGGCGCTGCCGCACCTCGTCGACGGCAACGGCTACCTGTTCCGCCCCGACGACGACGCGGACCTCGCTGTGCAGCTCGAGAAGGTCCTGCGCGCGAGCGACGACGAGTGGCAGGCGCTGCGGCACCGGTCGCTCGAGCTCGTGTCGGTGCACGACATCGAGACGACGCTCGACGTCTTCGAGGCGCTGTACCGCGGCGAGGACGTCGTCGACCCCGTCACCGAGCTGCCGCACCTCGAGCCCTCGTCGGCGGATGCGGATGCTGCGGATGCGCTCGATCCCGAGGCCGAGCCGGCCGACGAGTCGCGGTAG
- the def gene encoding peptide deformylase, whose amino-acid sequence MAVLPICITGEPVLHTVASEVSTVDDELRTLVADMVETMHAAPGVGLAAPQVGIGKRLFVWSWTDEDGVESSGVAINPTLWIAPLPIDEVTEDDEEGCLSIPGPREALIRSQAAILEATGLDGERFRIEATGWLARIFQHEYDHLDGILYADRLDHREWKSIEKAIKKARYGRPGLTWTPGVDDVDA is encoded by the coding sequence ATGGCCGTGCTCCCCATCTGCATCACCGGCGAGCCGGTGCTCCACACCGTCGCGTCCGAGGTGTCGACCGTCGACGACGAGCTGCGCACCCTGGTGGCCGACATGGTCGAGACGATGCACGCGGCGCCGGGCGTCGGCCTCGCGGCACCGCAGGTCGGCATCGGCAAGCGCCTCTTCGTGTGGTCGTGGACCGACGAGGATGGCGTGGAGTCGTCGGGCGTCGCGATCAACCCCACGCTGTGGATCGCTCCCCTGCCCATCGACGAGGTCACCGAGGACGACGAGGAGGGCTGCCTCTCGATCCCCGGACCGCGCGAGGCGCTCATCCGCTCGCAGGCCGCGATCCTCGAGGCGACCGGCCTCGACGGCGAGCGCTTCCGCATCGAGGCGACCGGCTGGCTCGCCCGCATCTTCCAGCACGAGTACGACCACCTCGACGGCATCCTCTACGCCGACCGCCTCGACCACCGCGAGTGGAAGTCGATCGAGAAGGCCATCAAGAAGGCCCGCTACGGGCGGCCGGGGCTCACCTGGACGCCCGGCGTCGACGACGTCGACGCGTGA
- a CDS encoding ATP-binding cassette domain-containing protein, translating to MTEPTHAAIRVHDASLAHAGSTALVVRGVSFVAEPGAPVTVLGPTGAGKSTLLDAIALQTPKEQGPELHGGSIAVLGHDVRGLGGRARTRLLAFVGHAEQRGSERLEGTMTVGDVVASPIFDRDPRFDRKEAGVAVAGALDAVRLPLGMLDRHVFELSRGQRQRVSLARALVLDPKALIVDDPISGLDPVVAPDVLDGLRTLAETRAVVAAVRTPRQARAIGGTSVVLHRGRVVGAGPIDALLADPRHPYVESLARTERPAA from the coding sequence ATGACGGAGCCGACCCACGCAGCGATCCGGGTCCACGACGCATCCCTCGCCCACGCGGGATCCACGGCGCTCGTCGTGCGCGGCGTCTCGTTCGTCGCCGAGCCCGGCGCGCCCGTGACGGTGCTCGGCCCGACGGGAGCCGGCAAGTCGACGCTGCTCGACGCCATCGCGCTGCAGACGCCCAAGGAGCAGGGCCCCGAGCTGCACGGCGGCTCGATCGCCGTGCTCGGCCACGACGTGCGCGGCCTCGGCGGTCGCGCCCGCACGCGGCTGCTCGCGTTCGTCGGCCACGCCGAGCAGCGCGGCTCCGAGCGGCTCGAGGGCACCATGACGGTCGGCGACGTCGTCGCGAGCCCCATCTTCGACCGCGACCCGCGCTTCGACCGCAAGGAGGCGGGCGTCGCCGTCGCCGGCGCGCTCGACGCCGTGCGGCTGCCGCTCGGCATGCTCGACCGGCACGTCTTCGAGCTGTCGCGCGGCCAGCGCCAGCGCGTGTCGCTCGCTCGGGCGCTCGTGCTCGACCCCAAGGCGCTCATCGTCGACGACCCGATCTCGGGGCTCGACCCCGTCGTCGCACCCGACGTGCTCGACGGCCTCCGCACGCTCGCCGAGACGCGCGCGGTGGTCGCCGCCGTGCGTACGCCGCGCCAGGCGCGCGCGATCGGCGGCACCTCGGTCGTGCTGCACCGCGGCCGCGTCGTGGGCGCGGGCCCGATCGACGCGCTGCTCGCCGACCCGCGGCATCCCTACGTCGAGTCGCTCGCGCGCACGGAGCGCCCCGCGGCCTGA
- a CDS encoding GNAT family N-acetyltransferase codes for MRTTTVDVGQLPASSSDDAPLVERLVAIVNDAYAAGEVGMWRDGAARVTSQGMRALIAAGEIVHAGIDGRTVGCVHLRRVDATTWAFGMLATDPAVQGGGIGRTLVDAAESIAQSRGASRMQLELLVPTAQEQASKAALGAWYARRGYAITTTRPFALDYPEIAGHLAVECEYQVWHRSLAASA; via the coding sequence ATGCGCACCACCACCGTCGACGTCGGCCAGCTCCCTGCGAGCAGCAGCGACGACGCCCCGCTCGTCGAGCGTCTCGTGGCCATCGTCAACGACGCGTACGCGGCCGGCGAGGTCGGCATGTGGCGCGACGGCGCCGCGCGCGTCACGTCGCAGGGCATGCGCGCGCTCATCGCGGCAGGCGAGATCGTGCATGCGGGCATCGACGGGCGGACGGTGGGCTGCGTGCACCTGCGCCGCGTCGATGCGACGACCTGGGCGTTCGGCATGCTCGCGACCGACCCGGCGGTGCAGGGCGGCGGCATCGGTCGCACGCTCGTCGACGCCGCCGAGTCGATCGCCCAGTCGCGCGGTGCGTCGCGGATGCAGCTCGAGCTGCTGGTGCCGACGGCGCAGGAGCAGGCCTCGAAGGCGGCGTTGGGCGCCTGGTACGCCCGGCGTGGCTACGCGATCACGACGACGCGCCCGTTCGCGCTCGACTACCCCGAGATCGCCGGCCACCTGGCCGTCGAGTGCGAGTACCAGGTGTGGCACCGCTCGCTCGCGGCGTCCGCCTAG
- a CDS encoding dihydrolipoyl dehydrogenase family protein, translated as MPETDRYDVVVIGAGPGGTAAALRAADLGARVVVLEAARLGGTCVNAGCVPTRVLARAARLVRDARSAHEHGVIVGDVSVDWRGVVDRVHARVDEVRAMKAEAERFAAAGVDLVQEGRARFVDPHTLELDSGRRVVGDSILVCVGGHARRLPIPGAELAILPDEVLDLPALPDRVAVIGGGNTGAQVATVLAAFGSQVTLLDLAPRILMASDADIAAEVTEAFVARGVDVRCGIDGVSRLERSASGAVDLVLVEDGAERTLEVDGVVMATGWPADVADLGLEHAGIAVERGAIPADEYLRTVVPHVFAVGDANGRDMLVQAAQFEGEAAAENAVLGASVRAPHRLLPAGGFTDPDYAGVGFTEAEARARDAECVVATVRYDALDRAVIDDRDVGFLKLVVDRSRSTVLGAHAVGEHAVEVVQALTTAMAAGVRVQTLAEVRFAYPTYTAIVGMAARAALGSR; from the coding sequence ATGCCCGAGACCGACCGCTACGACGTCGTCGTCATCGGTGCCGGGCCGGGCGGCACTGCTGCCGCGCTGCGCGCCGCCGACCTCGGCGCTCGCGTCGTGGTGCTCGAGGCCGCACGCCTGGGCGGCACGTGCGTGAACGCGGGCTGCGTGCCGACGCGCGTGCTCGCCCGCGCCGCCCGCCTCGTGCGCGATGCGCGGTCGGCGCACGAGCACGGCGTGATCGTCGGCGACGTGTCGGTGGACTGGCGCGGCGTCGTCGACCGCGTGCACGCGCGCGTCGACGAGGTGCGGGCGATGAAGGCCGAGGCCGAGCGCTTCGCCGCCGCGGGCGTCGACCTCGTGCAGGAGGGGCGAGCGCGGTTCGTCGACCCGCACACGCTCGAGCTCGACAGCGGCCGACGCGTCGTGGGCGACAGCATCCTCGTGTGCGTCGGTGGCCACGCACGCCGGCTGCCGATCCCGGGTGCCGAGCTCGCGATCCTGCCCGACGAGGTGCTCGACCTGCCCGCCCTCCCCGATCGCGTCGCCGTGATCGGCGGCGGCAACACGGGCGCGCAGGTCGCGACGGTGCTCGCCGCGTTCGGCTCGCAGGTGACGCTGCTCGACCTCGCGCCGCGCATCCTCATGGCGTCGGATGCCGACATCGCGGCTGAGGTGACGGAGGCCTTCGTCGCGCGGGGCGTCGACGTGCGCTGCGGCATCGACGGCGTCTCGCGGCTCGAGCGGTCGGCGTCGGGCGCGGTCGACCTCGTGCTCGTGGAGGACGGCGCCGAGCGCACCCTCGAGGTCGACGGTGTCGTCATGGCGACGGGCTGGCCGGCCGACGTCGCCGACCTCGGCCTCGAGCATGCGGGCATCGCCGTGGAGCGCGGCGCGATCCCCGCCGACGAGTACCTGCGCACCGTCGTGCCGCACGTCTTCGCCGTGGGCGACGCGAACGGCCGCGACATGCTCGTGCAGGCGGCGCAGTTCGAGGGCGAGGCCGCCGCCGAGAACGCCGTGCTCGGCGCCTCGGTGCGCGCGCCGCACCGACTGCTGCCCGCGGGCGGGTTCACGGATCCCGACTACGCCGGCGTCGGCTTCACCGAGGCGGAGGCGCGCGCACGGGATGCGGAGTGCGTCGTCGCGACCGTGCGGTACGACGCGCTCGACCGCGCCGTCATCGACGACCGCGACGTGGGCTTCCTCAAGCTCGTCGTCGACCGCTCCCGCTCGACCGTGCTCGGCGCGCACGCGGTCGGCGAGCACGCCGTCGAGGTCGTGCAGGCCCTCACGACCGCCATGGCTGCGGGCGTGCGCGTGCAGACGCTCGCGGAGGTGCGCTTCGCCTACCCGACGTACACGGCGATCGTCGGCATGGCGGCGCGGGCGGCGCTCGGCTCGCGCTGA